A single Nocardioides bizhenqiangii DNA region contains:
- a CDS encoding LPXTG cell wall anchor domain-containing protein, with product MRGSVVLAGAILGAVSLVGVPAHAGAAAPDPYSGSIETDCSISVPAVVEPGKRVVIRVSVDANSQTTPTGDIAVTITERPSGDAVWDRTVNYNGGSKRIVGPVLDKDRSYAATARFFPSDNTFARCRASEAFAVNSVDDNNPPDDNGPGGLLPDTGGPAMLWLLVGVGLLGGGAATVVYARRRTSPATA from the coding sequence ATGCGCGGATCGGTTGTGCTCGCCGGTGCCATTCTCGGGGCCGTCTCGCTTGTTGGTGTGCCCGCGCACGCGGGTGCCGCTGCGCCCGATCCGTACTCGGGGTCGATCGAGACCGACTGCTCGATCAGCGTCCCGGCGGTCGTCGAGCCCGGCAAGCGGGTCGTGATCAGGGTCTCGGTCGACGCCAACTCGCAGACGACTCCGACCGGCGACATCGCGGTGACGATCACCGAGCGGCCCAGCGGCGACGCCGTGTGGGACCGGACCGTCAACTACAACGGCGGCTCCAAGCGGATCGTCGGGCCCGTGCTCGACAAGGACCGCAGCTACGCCGCCACCGCGCGCTTCTTCCCGAGCGACAACACCTTCGCCCGCTGCCGCGCCTCCGAGGCGTTCGCCGTCAACTCCGTCGACGACAACAACCCGCCCGACGACAACGGACCGGGCGGCCTGCTGCCCGACACCGGTGGCCCGGCGATGCTGTGGCTGCTGGTCGGCGTGGGACTGCTCGGCGGCGGCGCCGCGACGGTGGTCTACGCGCGTCGCCGGACCTCGCCCGCTACCGCCTGA